The following proteins are co-located in the Hevea brasiliensis isolate MT/VB/25A 57/8 chromosome 11, ASM3005281v1, whole genome shotgun sequence genome:
- the LOC131170357 gene encoding G-type lectin S-receptor-like serine/threonine-protein kinase At1g11410, which produces MGLLVEKHEMMKVSKQSVVWVAKRDNLITASSGILSSNPYGNLVLYNDPDQKVLLWSANGRLSKFIRSEDDPGDYSIKLHMMGIRQIFLYKGSRPQWRASLWPWKIFSDICNYSYAFNQEEIYFSYHLKDAPIILKVIVDDSGFNKWLRWHKSDS; this is translated from the exons ATGGGGCTTCTGGTGGAGAAGCATGAAATGATGAAA GTTTCTAAACAATCTGTTGTGTGGGTGGCAAAAAGGGACAATCTTATCACTGCCTCATCAGGAATTCTCTCGAGCAACCCATATGGGAACCTTGTTCTTTATAATGATCCTGACCAAAAAGTTCTGCTCTGGTCTGCAAAT GGACGGTTGTCAAAATTTATTCGATCAGAAGACGACCCTGGAGACTACTCGATTAAGCTCCATATGATGGGCATACGGCAAATCTTTCTATACAAGGGCTCGAGACCTCAATGGCGAGCCTCCCTGTGGCCATGGAAGATATTCTCAGATATATGCAACTACAGTTACGCATTCAATCAAGAGGAGATATACTTTTCCTACCATCTCAAAGATGCTCCTATTATCCTAAAAGTAATTGTGGATGATTCAGGATTCAACAAGTGGCTAAGGTGGCACAAGAGTGATAGCTAA